In Cicer arietinum cultivar CDC Frontier isolate Library 1 chromosome 7, Cicar.CDCFrontier_v2.0, whole genome shotgun sequence, a single window of DNA contains:
- the LOC101491753 gene encoding nucleoside diphosphate kinase 2, chloroplastic, which yields MEAMAVFSGSNISVTSSSLLRATNSNSNISQLRATHLSAFPSKSHLFSISTSSSYPKTFRTRATTKLGNGIFLPHLIASLEQVDQTYIMVKPDGVQRGLVGEIISRFEKKGFKLTGLKLFHCSKELAEEHYKDLNQKSFFPKLIDYITSGPVVSMAWEGVGVVASARKLIGATDPLQAEPGTIRGDFAVQTGRNIIHGSDSPENGKREIALWFKEGELCEWTPIQQPWLRE from the exons ATGGAAGCCATGGCCGTGTTTAGCGGAAGCAATATATCTGTTACATCATCCTCTCTCCTACGCGCCACCaactcaaactcaaacatatcTCAATTACGCGCCACCCACCTCTCTGCATTTCCTTCAAAATCCCATCTTTTCTCAATTTCTACTTCTTCTTCTTATCCTAAAACCTTCCGCACTAGAGCCACCACCAAACTCGGCAATGGCATTTTCCTTCCACACTTAATCGCTTCTCTG GAACAAGTTGACCAAACTTACATTATGGTCAAACCCGATGGCGTGCAACGTGGTCTT GTGGGTGAAATTATTTCTAGGTTTGAGAAGAAggggtttaagttaactggctTGAAGCTATTCCACTGCTCTAAAGAATTAGCTGAG GAGCATTACAAGGACCTAAACCAAAAGTCATTCTTCCCTAAGCTGATTGACTATATTACTTCAGGCCCCGTCGTGTCTATG GCATGGGAGGGTGTTGGAGTTGTGGCATCAGCGCGTAAGCTTATAGGGGCTACAGATCCTCTTCAAGCTGAACCAGGCACAATTAGAGGAGACTTTGCTGTTCAAACAGGAAG GAATATTATTCACGGCAGTGACAGCCCTGAAAATGGCAAGCGTGAAATAG CTCTATGGTTCAAGGAAGGCGAATTATGTGAATGGACTCCTATCCAACAACCATGGCTAAGAGAGTAA
- the LOC101514125 gene encoding GRAS family protein RAD1-like, with protein sequence MSPSLYNPTFKNELVEYNNINDQNENPLMGSCYALYPNFPILENIANSTWILPFPFSSSDHETETIHNRDHKKLKRTITTTTTTNFHNSSVNSIPRLHFRDHIRTYKQRYFAAEAVEEAAQEHLKFIDNNPDDFEEDGGCADGMRLVQLLIACAEAVACRDKSHASILLSELKSNALVFGSSFQRVASCFVQGLTERLTMIQPIGSVTKSMMNIMDAASEEMEEAFKLVYEICPHIQFGHFVANSIILEAFEGESFVHVVDLGMSLGLPHGHQWRGLIRSLASRSSQRVRRLRITGVGLCIARIQVIGEELSVYANNLGIHLEFSIVDKNLENLKPEDIKVNEKEVLVVNSILQLHCVVKESRGALNSVLQMIHGLSPKVLVMVEQDSGHNGPFFLGRFMESLHYYSAIFDSLDAMLPKYDTKRAKMEQFYFAEEIKNIVSCEGPLRMERHEKVDQWRRRMSRAGFQGVPIKMMSQGKEWLVKNKVCDGYTVVEEKGCLVLGWKSKPIVAASCWKC encoded by the coding sequence ATGTCCCCATCACTTTATAACCCTACCTTCAAAAATGAATTAGTAGAATATAACAACATCAATGATCAAAATGAAAATCCATTAATGGGTTCTTGTTATGCTTTATATCCCAATTTTCCCATTTTGGAAAACATTGCTAATTCAACATGGATTCTTCCATTTCCATTTTCTTCTTCTGATCATGAAACTGAAACCATTCATAATAGGGATCACAAGAAATTGAAGAGAACCATAAcaactactactactactaattTCCATAACAGTAGTGTGAATAGCATTCCAAGGCTTCATTTCAGAGATCATATAAGAACTTATAAACAAAGATATTTTGCTGCTGAAGCTGTTGAAGAAGCAGCACAAGAACACTTGAAGTTCATCGATAATAATCCCGATGATTTCGAAGAAGATGGTGGTTGTGCTGATGGAATGAGACTAGTTCAACTTCTAATTGCTTGTGCTGAAGCTGTAGCATGTCGTGACAAATCACATGCTTCAATCTTATTATCTGAGCTTAAATCAAATGCTTTGGTTTTTGGATCATCGTTCCAAAGAGTTGCATCTTGTTTTGTTCAAGGGTTAACAGAGAGATTAACAATGATTCAACCAATTGGGTCAGTTACAAAATCCATGATGAACATAATGGATGCAGCATCAGAAGAAATGGAAGAAGCATTCAAATTGGTTTATGAGATTTGTCCACATATTCAATTTGGACACTTTGTTGCTAATTCCATAATATTGGAAGCCTTTGAGGGTGAGAGTTTTGTTCATGTTGTCGATCTCGGTATGAGCCTTGGTCTACCACATGGACACCAATGGCGAGGTCTAATTCGAAGCCTTGCGAGTCGTAGCAGCCAACGTGTTCGGCGACTTAGGATCACAGGGGTTGGCCTATGCATTGCTAGAATCCAAGTCATTGGTGAAGAACTCTCAGTTTATGCAAACAATTTGGGGATTCATTTGGAGTTTTCAATTGTTGACAAGAATCTGGAAAATTTGAAACCTGAAGATattaaagtgaatgaaaaaGAGGTTCTTGTTGTTAACAGCATTCTTCAGCTTCATTGCGTTGTTAAGGAAAGTCGCGGCGCGTTGAATTCTGTTTTACAAATGATTCATGGTCTTTCACCTAAAGTTTTGGTTATGGTTGAACAAGATTCTGGTCACAATGGACCTTTTTTTCTTGGAAGGTTTATGGAATCATTGCATTATTATTCTGCTATTTTTGACTCATTGGATGCTATGTTACCAAAGTATGATACCAAGAGGGCAAAAATGGAGCAGTTTTATTTTGCTGAGGAGATAAAGAACATTGTGAGCTGTGAAGGACCATTGAGGATGGAGAGGCATGAGAAAGTTGATCAGTGGCGTAGGAGAATGAGTAGAGCTGGATTTCAAGGTGTGCCTATTAAGATGATGAGTCAAGGTAAAGAATGGCTTGTGAAGAATAAGGTTTGTGATGGATATACTGTTGTAGAAGAGAAAGGGTGTTTGGTTCTTGGATGGAAATCTAAGCCTATTGTTGCAGCTTCTTGCTGGAAATGCTGA